A single Brassica rapa cultivar Chiifu-401-42 chromosome A04, CAAS_Brap_v3.01, whole genome shotgun sequence DNA region contains:
- the LOC103862923 gene encoding guanosine nucleotide diphosphate dissociation inhibitor 2 produces the protein MDEEYEVIVLGTGLKECILSGLLSVDGVKVLHMDRNDYYGGESTSLNLNQLWKKFRGEDKAPEHLGASRDYNVDMMPKFMMGNGKLVRTLIHTDVTKYLSFKAVDGSYVFVKGKVQKVPVTPMEALKSPLMGIFEKRRAGKFFSYVQDYDEKDPKTHNGMDLTRLTTKELIAKFGLDENTIDFIGHAVALHTNDQHLNQPALDTVMRMKLYAESLARFQGTSPYIYPLYGLGELPQAFARLSAVYGGTYMLNKPECKVEFDEEGKVTGVTSEGETARCKKIVCDPSYLPNKVRKIGRVARAIAIMSHPIPNTNDSHSVQVIIPQKQLARKSDMYVFCCSYSHNVAPKGKFIAFVSTDAETDNPQTELKAGIDLLGPVDEIFFDVYDRYEPVNEPALDNCFISTSYDATTHFETTVADVLNMYTLITGKQLDLSVDLSAASTEEE, from the exons ATGGATGAAGAGTACGAGGTCATCGTTCTCGGCACCGGTCTCAAAGAGTGCATCCTCAGCGGTCTCCTCTCCGTCGATGGCGTCAAG GTGCTTCACATGGACAGGAATGATTACTATGGTGGAGAATCTACATCTCTTAATCTCAACCAG CTTTGGAAGAAGTTCAGGGGAGAAGACAAGGCTCCTGAGCATTTAGGTGCTAGCAGAGACTACAATGTTGACATGATGCCTAAG TTTATGATGGGGAATGGCAAGCTTGTGCGTACCCTTATTCACACTGACGTTACAAAGTATTTGTCCTTCAAGGCCGTTGATGGAAGCTATGTGTTCGTTAAAGGCAAG GTTCAAAAGGTGCCAGTGACTCCTATGGAAGCCCTGAAGTCTCCTCTCATGGGTATTTTTGAGAAACGTCGAGCTGGCAAGTTTTTCAGTTATGTTCAGGATTACGACGAGAAGGATCCCAAGACACATAACGGAATGGATTTGACCAGACTTACAACAAAGGAACTGATTGC GAAGTTTGGTCTTGATGAGAACACTATTGACTTTATTGGTCATGCAGTGGCACTTCACACCAATGACCAGCATCTCAATCAACCAGCCTTGGATACTGTAATGAGAATGAAG CTCTATGCGGAGTCTCTTGCACGTTTCCAAGGAACCTCTCCATATATTTATCCTCTCTATGGGTTGGGAGAACTCCCTCAG GCTTTTGCACGACTTAGCGCTGTCTATGGTGGCACTTATATGTTGAACAAACCTGAGTGCAAG GTAGAGTTTGACGAAGAAGGAAAGGTTACTGGTGTAACATCTGAGGGAGAGACCGCACGATGCAAAAAGATTGTGTGTGACCCTTCTTACCTGCCCAACAAG GTTAGAAAGATTGGCAGAGTTGCTCGGGCCATTGCTATTATGAGCCACCCTATTCCAAACACCAATGACTCTCACTCAGTACAGGTCATCATACCTCAGAAGCAGTTGGCCCGCAAATCAGACat GTATGTTTTCTGCTGTTCGTACTCCCACAACGTTGCTCCCAAGGGAAAATTCATAGCGTTTGTATCGACAGATGCAGAGACTGATAACCCTCAAACTGAACTAAAGGCTGGAATTGATCTTTTGGGCCCTGTTGATGAGATATTCTTTGACGTGTATGATAGATACGAGCCTGTCAACGAGCCTGCTTTGGACAACTGCTTTATATCAACG AGCTATGATGCTACAACACACTTTGAGACAACTGTTGCTGATGTGTTGAACATGTATACTCTTATCACTGGAAAG CAACTGGACCTAAGTGTTGATCTGAGTGCAGCAAGTACTGAAGAGGAATGA
- the LOC103862925 gene encoding mitochondrial proton/calcium exchanger protein: protein MASRAILRRKSIVSDYLNVYARSAQSFQSSGNSAQKVNNPPLVAKDKSFTGGYGLLLLSRFHGSSHVSGIGFGSLEMGSSLGMRYMSVSIHNATKKPEEEEKRKEASPEECDQAVESLSSVKAKAKAKRLQDSKKVARSILQRTWVFILGIGPALRAVASMSRADWGKKLTHWKQEFVSTLKHYWLGTKLLWADTRISSRLLLKLAGGKSLSRRERQQLTRTTADIFRLVPFAVFILVPFMEFLLPVFLKLFPNMLPSTFQDKMKEEEALKRKLLARIEYAKFLQETAKEMAKEVKHSRTGEARQTAEDLVEFLDKVRKGRLVQNDEILGFAKLFNDELTLDNISRPRLVSMCRIMGISPYGTDAYLRYMLRKRLRSIKEDDKLIRAEGVDSLSEAELREDCRERGMLGTLTVEEMRQQLRDWMDLSLNHSVPSSLLILSRAFTVAGRVEADAVRATLSSLPDEVVDTVGVTSLPSEDPLSERLRKLEYLEMQDELIKKEEEKEEEELTRIKDVKGGEEDKALQEMTIPTAREAQEQARARVLEQQDDLCKLSRALGVLASASSVCREREEFLRLVKKEVEFYNTMVEREDVDGEKAAMKAYKAAREDSDQSDEVAEADEVSSALMEKVDGLIQNLEKEIDDVDIKIGKGWLLLDRDRDGKVTPDEVAAAAMYLKDTLANEGLQQLISNLSKDKEGRIMVEDIVRLGRLGSKPEENATEEEESN, encoded by the exons ATGGCGTCAAGAGCGATCTTACGGAGAAAGAGTATCGTTTCTGATTACTTGAACGTCTACGCTCGTTCAGCTCAAAGCTTTCAATCTTCTGGAAACTCTGCTCAGAAAGTCAACAACCCTCCTCTGGTAGCCAAAGACAAGTCCTTTACTGGAGGATATGGTTTACTTTTGCTTTCTAGGTTCCATGGCTCTTCTCACGTCTCGGGAATTGGTTTTGGAAGTTTAGAGATGGGTTCTTCTCTGGGGATGAGATACATGAGCGTGTCTATCCATAACGCTACTAAGAAACCcgaagaagaggagaagaggaAAGAGGCGTCTCCTGAGGAATGTGACCAAGCTGTTGAGAGTCTGAGCAGTGTTAAAGCCAAAGCGAAGGCTAAGCGTCTTCAAGATTCTAAAAAGGTTGCTCGGTCGATTCTTCAGAGGACTTGGGTTTTTATTCTTGGCATTGGTCCTGCTTTGAGAGCTGTTGCCTCCATGAGCAG GGCGGATTGGGGGAAGAAGCTCACTCACTGGAAACAAGAGTTTGTGTCAACGTTGAAACATTATTGGCTGGGGACGAAACTACTCTGGGCTGATACTAGGATCAGTTCAAGGTTGCTGCTCAAGTTGGCTGGTGGGAAGAGTCTCTCTAGGAGAGAGAGACAGCAGCTAACTCGAACGACAGCTGATATCTTTAGATTAGTGCCGTTTGCTGTGTTCATTCTCGTGCCGTTTATGGAGTTTCTGCTGCCGGTTTTCTTGAAGCTCTTCCCTAATATGTTGCCGTCGACTTTCCAGGACAAGATGAAGGAAGAG GAAGCATTGAAAAGGAAGTTACTTGCTAGGATAGAATACGCTAAGTTTCTTCAGGAAACTGCCAAGGAGATGGCTAAGGAAGTTAAGCATTCGAGAACTGGTGAAGCCAGGCAAACCGCTGAGGACCTGGTTGAGTTTCTAGATAAG GTTCGAAAAGGTCGACTAGTCCAAAATGATGAAATTTTGGGCTTTGCAAAGCTTTTCAACGATGAGCTTACTTTGGATAACATTAGCAG GCCTCGCTTGGTTAGCATGTGTAGAATTATGGGTATTAGCCCATATGGAACAGATGCATATCTGCGATATATGCTAAGAAAAAGACTTAGGAG CATCAAGGAAGATGATAAACTGATCAGAGCTGAGGGCGTGGATTCCCTCTCAGAAGCTGAGCTACGCGAAGATTGCAGGGAGCGGGGAATGCTGGGGACGCTTACAGTTGAAGAGATGAGGCAACAG CTTCGCGACTGGATGGACTTGTCACTTAATCACTCTGTCCCCTCGTCGTTACTGATCTTATCTAG GGCATTCACGGTTGCAGGAAGAGTTGAGGCAGATGCTGTCAGGGcaactctttcttctcttcctgACGAGGTTGTGGATACTGTTGGTGTTACTTCTCTGCCATCTGAAGACCCTCTATCTGAGCGGCTAAGGAAACTAGAGTACCTTGAGATGCAAGACGAACTGATCAAG aaagaagaagagaaagaagaggaagagcttACAAGGATTAAGGATGTTAAAGGTGGTGAAGAGGATAAGGCGCTGCAAGAGATGACTATACCAACGGCCAGAGAAGCCCAAGAACAGGCCAGAGCTAGAGTTCTTGAACAGCAAGATGATCTTTGCAAACTTAGCCGTGCACTGGGCGTTTTGGCTTCCGCTTCT tCAGTATGTAGAGAGCGCGAAGAGTTCTTGAGGCTGGTCAAGAAAGAG GTGGAGTTCTATAACACAATGGTCGAGAGAGAAGATGTTGATGGGGAAAAAGCTGCAATGAAGGCATACAAAGCAGCTAGAGAAGATAGTGACCAAAGTGATGAAGTTGCTGAAGCAGATGAGGTTTCTTCTGCGCTAATGGAAAAG GTTGATGGTCTGATACAAAACCTCGAGAAGGAGATTGATGATGTGGATATCAAAATTGGCAAAGGCTGGCTGCTTCTTGACAG GGATCGAGATGGAAAGGTCACACCTGATGAAGTTGCAGCAGCTGCGATGTACCTGAAGGATACACTTGCTAATGAAGGTCTTCAACAACTAATCAGTAATCTCTCCAAAGATAAAG AGGGAAGAATTATGGTGGAGGACATTGTAAGGTTGGGGAGGTTAGGAAGTAAGCCAGAAGAAAATgcaacagaggaagaagaatcaAATTAA
- the LOC103862924 gene encoding sm-like protein LSM6A: protein MSGSGDNKVSGTTKTPADFLKSIRGRPVVVKLNSGVDYRGILACLDGYMNIAMEQTEEYVNGQLKNKYGDAFIRGNNVLYISTVNIPLADGA from the exons ATGAGTGGAAGTGGAGATAATAAAGTTTCTGGAACCACGAAGACACCTGCTGATTTCCTCAAATCCATCCGTGGGAGACCTGTTGTTGTGAAGCTCAACTCTGGTGTTGATTATCGTG GCATTCTTGCTTGTCTTGACGGGTATATGAACATAGCAATGGAGCAGACAGAGGAGTATGTTAACGGGCAGCTCAAGAACAAATACGGTGATGCCTTCATCCGTGGAAACAATG TTCTTTACATCAGTACTGTGAACATACCTTTAGCTGACGGAGCTTAG